From the Devosia sp. FJ2-5-3 genome, the window GAATTGGTAAGGGCGCTCCTCTGGGGGGCGCCCTTTGCATTTACCGCAACAAAAACGCTCAGGGCACGGGCGGGCAGCGCGGCGCTTCGGGCATGGCCGAAAACTGGCGCGGCCCGGCCAAGGCCTCGCCCCGCTTGTTCGGCAGGTCGATGATGCGCACCATCATGGTGCACTCCCCAAACCGGACCTCATAGCGGTCGGGTGCAACCAGGTTCACCCCATCCACGAGCTTTTCGACACCCAATATGTCCACCGCCGCCTTCAGCACCGCCTCGATTTCCGCCTGCCGCTGATATTGGGGCGGCAGCGCCGCCAGGCTTGGCATCGTTCCCGCGAGCACCAATATGAGAATAGAGGCAAGGCGCTTCATCTTGTCCGTGATCTCCGTCACAATGGATGGCACCGGCGGGTGGAACCTTCCACCTCTTGCCGCAATTGCTGCCTAGCCTAGTCTGACCTGAAAAAGCCCGCGAGGAAATCCCAGACGATGATTCGCCGTCACGCTCTCCTGCTTGGTGCCGCCATGGCGCTGGCCCCCATTTTCCCCGCTCTGGCACAGGGGCGCACCCTCTCCCCCGAGGAGCAGCAACTCATCGGCGAAATCAACGCCCACAACACCGCCATCCGCACCATGGCGGGCCGGTTCCTGCAGATCGACACCAATGGCGGGCGCACCGAGGGCACGTTCTTCCTCGAGCGGCCCGACAAGGTCCGCTTCCGCTACAATCCGCCCTCGCGCGAGGAAATCGTCTCGGTCGGTCGCGGCTTCTACATCCTCAATCGCCAGGACGAGACCTATTACGCCTATCCGCAGGACTCGATCCCGCTCCGGCAGTTCCTCGGCGACCAGATCAATCTGCTCAACGCCAATGTGGTGGATGTCTCCACCTCGGATGGTTACATGGCCATCACCGTGGTCGACCAGACCGTCGCCGGCACGGTGCAGGTGTCGCTGATTTTCGACGTCGAAACCAAGGATCTGGCGCAGTGGAGCCTTGTCGAGCCAAGCGGCGCCGAGCTCACCTTTTCGCTCTACGACGTCCAGACCGGCGTCGAGATCCCGCGCTCCTATTTCTCCATCCCGGCCAACTACAAGGGTCTTGATCCCTCGACTCGCTAGCGTTCGGCTTCACCGTGAAGCACTCCCTCCTGGCCTCCCCCTGAAAAAGGGGGGAGGGACAGATCGAGTATGCGGTGACGCTTGGGCGCCCCTGAAAACCCCTCCCCCTACCAGGGGGGAGGTTGGGTGGGGATCTTGCTTCCCCAAAGAAAATCTCAGCCGCCCATCACCAGCAGCGCAATCAGCCCCGCGCCACCCACGACAATCCGCCACCAGGCGAACGGCGCAAAGCCGTGACGCGACACGAAATCGAGCAGATAGCGCACCACCAGCGCCCCCACCACGAAGGACGCGGCAAAGCCGATGGCGATATTGAGCCCCAGGCTCATATCGATGAGATCGCGGCTCTTGTAGAGATCATAGCCGAAGGCGCCGACCATGATCGGCAGGGCGATGAAGAAGGTGAATTCGGCTGCCGACCGCTTGGTCGCGCCAAAGAGCATGGCACCCACCACCGTCGCCCCGGACCGCGATACGCCCGGGATAAGGGCGATCATCTGGAAAAAGCCGACGATCAGCGCCAGATGCCAAGGGAATTGGTAGATGTCGTCATAGGCATTGCGCTTGGGCATGCGGTCGACCAGAAGCAGGACCACACCGCCGACGAGCAGCGAAATACAGATGACGATCGGCGTCTCGTAGATGACCTGCTGGACATAGTCGCGGAACAGCACGCCCGCCAGCGCGCCGGGGACACTCGCGAGGATGACTGCCACCGCAAAGTGCCAGGCATAGGCCTTGCCCATCAGCGCATCGCGAATGAGAAGGCCCAGCTTGGCGAAATAGACGGTTATCACCGCCAGGATCGCCCCGAGCTGGATGAGGACGATGAAGGTCGCCGGCTGGCTCAATCCGAAAAAATGGCCGGCCAGAAGAAGATGTCCGGTCGAGCTCACCGGAAGGAATTCGGTAAGCCCTTCGATAATTCCCAGTACCAAAGGCACAAAAAGACCTTGATCCCCGTTCATTCCATCCCCTAACTCGTTTCTTGGGTCGCGCGCCCTCTTAGCCTTGTTCGAATTTTTCGCCAAGCAGAGGAGAAGCGCCGGCCGTGTTCCCAGACAGAGCCCGTTCATGCCCACGCTTGTGCACTACCCCCTCGATCCAGCTTCGCGTCTCATTCGGCTCATGTGCGCCGAATATGGCGTGCCGCTCGACGTCGAAGAGGTAAAGCCCTGGCTGCGCGAGGATTATCTGCTCGATCTCAATCCGGCCGCGACGCTGCCTATCCTCGTCACCGAGGCGGAAATTCCCATTATCGGCATTTTTGCCGCCATCCATGCGGTGGAGGATTTCTACGCGCCCCAGGCCGTGGCGGGTCTGCTGCCGGCCGAGCCGCTCGCCCGCGCCGAAATGTGGCGGCTGGTGGAATGGATGCTGGTCAAGTTCAACGACGAGGTCACCCGCTATCTCTTCGAAGAAAAGATCGCAAAGCGCGACCTCAAAGGGGCGACGCCCGAGCCATCCGTGTTGCGCGCTGCAAAAACCAATCTTGCCGAGCACATCCTCTATTTCAACTGGCTCCTGGCCAGCCGCAACTGGTTGGCCGGCGACGAAATGAGCCTCGCCGATTTCGCGCTCGCCGCCCATCTATCCACCCTCGACTATCTGGGTGATATGGACTGGGCCAAGGCCGCCGAAATGCGCGACTGGTATTCGCGCATCAAATCCCGCCCGGCCTTCCGGACCCTGCTCAATGATCGCGTCGTCGCCATGCCCCCCTCGAAAGGCTATGCCGACCTCGATTTTTGATGGCCGGATTTCCACACGCCGCCCCACCGCGCCAGATTGCCTTGTCCAGCGACAAGCCCCTGAGCGGGCGGAGAATGCCGGCCTCTTCGTGATCTTGCGCTCCGCCCCTCCCCGGCAATTGGCACGATAATTGCCCTGATGCTTGCCCTCCGCCGCGAATTGCGCCATCTTGCGCCCGAAATGCCGAAAAATACGGCATGGCGTCTCATGCAAGGGGTTGTAAAATATGGCACTTTCGCCGCGGCTCGAATTCCGCCAGGCGCAGAGCCTCACCCTGACGCCGCAATTGATGCAGTCGATAAAACTGCTGCAATTGAGTCATCTCGAGCTCAGCACCTTTGTCGACGAGGAATTGCTCCGGAACCCCCTGCTCGAACGCGAGGACAGCGCGGCCGAAGCTTCCGAGCCGACCGAGCCCGTCGAAACAAGTCTTTCCGGCGACGCCTTCGACGGCATGATCGCCCAGGGCGGCGAACAGATCCCGCAAGCCAGTGAGATCGCCGATGGTCTCGATACTTCGGTCGACAATGTCTTTCCCGACGAAAGCCCGGGGGATCTGGGGCAGTCTTCCGGTCCCGACCGCAATGGCAGTTTCGAGGGTGGGGACGCCCCCGATATCGACCAGTACGTCGCCAGCCGCCCGCGGCTGTCCGATCATCTCGAAACCCAGGCGCAGATGCTGCTGCGCACCCAGACCGATCGCCTCATTGCGCTGCATCTGATCAATGGGCTCAACGAGGCCGGCTATCTCGCTGTCGAGCTGACCTCCATCGCCGAATTGCTCGGCACCGACCTTGCCGATGTCGAGGCCGTTCTCGGCGCCCTCCAGGGCTGCGATCCCGTCGGCGTGTTCGCCCGCACTGTCGCAGAATGCCTCGCCCTGCAATTGGCCG encodes:
- a CDS encoding outer-membrane lipoprotein carrier protein LolA, which translates into the protein MIRRHALLLGAAMALAPIFPALAQGRTLSPEEQQLIGEINAHNTAIRTMAGRFLQIDTNGGRTEGTFFLERPDKVRFRYNPPSREEIVSVGRGFYILNRQDETYYAYPQDSIPLRQFLGDQINLLNANVVDVSTSDGYMAITVVDQTVAGTVQVSLIFDVETKDLAQWSLVEPSGAELTFSLYDVQTGVEIPRSYFSIPANYKGLDPSTR
- a CDS encoding undecaprenyl-diphosphate phosphatase, coding for MNGDQGLFVPLVLGIIEGLTEFLPVSSTGHLLLAGHFFGLSQPATFIVLIQLGAILAVITVYFAKLGLLIRDALMGKAYAWHFAVAVILASVPGALAGVLFRDYVQQVIYETPIVICISLLVGGVVLLLVDRMPKRNAYDDIYQFPWHLALIVGFFQMIALIPGVSRSGATVVGAMLFGATKRSAAEFTFFIALPIMVGAFGYDLYKSRDLIDMSLGLNIAIGFAASFVVGALVVRYLLDFVSRHGFAPFAWWRIVVGGAGLIALLVMGG
- a CDS encoding glutathione S-transferase family protein is translated as MPTLVHYPLDPASRLIRLMCAEYGVPLDVEEVKPWLREDYLLDLNPAATLPILVTEAEIPIIGIFAAIHAVEDFYAPQAVAGLLPAEPLARAEMWRLVEWMLVKFNDEVTRYLFEEKIAKRDLKGATPEPSVLRAAKTNLAEHILYFNWLLASRNWLAGDEMSLADFALAAHLSTLDYLGDMDWAKAAEMRDWYSRIKSRPAFRTLLNDRVVAMPPSKGYADLDF